The following DNA comes from Chloroflexota bacterium.
TCGCCGAAAAGTGGTTCGTTCGCGACCAGCTGAATCTGAGCGCGGAAGCCCTTGCCCAGCTGAATATGCTCACCGCCAACGGTGATACACGCGTCTATCGTGAGGGCTCGGCGACCCAGGATGCCCGGCTTGAATATGTCCGCGAACGCTTGCGTTTGTTCTATGTGGGCGTCACCAGGGCCAAAAGATCCCTGATAATCACCTGGAATTCGGGGCGAAAGGGTGATTTAACCCAGGCCTTGCCCTTCGTTGCGCTGCAAACACATTGGGAGGACCAGCTTCGTGACTCTGCCTCATGATTTCCAGTTCAACCAGGGCAATCTGCAGGATTTTGTAGATTGCCAGCGGCGATTTCAACTGCGACACCTGGAGCGATTGGCCTGGCCCGCCATGGAAGCCGAGCCTGCCAGGGACAATGAACGGCGTCTGCAGCAAGGTGCGCTCTTTCATCGCCTGGTCCACCAGTATTTCCTGGGCATATCTGCCGACCGATTATCGCGCATGGATCTCGACGATGAGGTGGCCGCCTGGTGGGGTAATTTCCTGGCCCACGGTCCGGCTCTCTCCGGTGTACAGCATCCGGAGATAACGCTCTCGGCGCCTCTTGCCGATGCCGCTGGCGGCATCGGTTATGTCGAAGCTGCCGAGAGACATCTGATCGCAAAATATGACCTGGTTGTGCGGGCTGAAGATGGCCGGTTCTCTATCTTCGATTGGAAAACCTCTCATCGACCTCCGTCCCGATCCTGGCTCCAGCAACGACTACAGTCCCGCGTCTATCCCTACCTGCTGGTGCGGGCAGGCGCCGCCCTTAACGAAGGGCAGCCGATTGCCCCCGATCAGATTGAAATGGTTTACTGGTTCGCAAAG
Coding sequences within:
- a CDS encoding PD-(D/E)XK nuclease family protein, encoding MTLPHDFQFNQGNLQDFVDCQRRFQLRHLERLAWPAMEAEPARDNERRLQQGALFHRLVHQYFLGISADRLSRMDLDDEVAAWWGNFLAHGPALSGVQHPEITLSAPLADAAGGIGYVEAAERHLIAKYDLVVRAEDGRFSIFDWKTSHRPPSRSWLQQRLQSRVYPYLLVRAGAALNEGQPIAPDQIEMVYWFAKRPDHPERFRYSQQKFNEDQAYIHRLVEQIATASLNDQPFPLVVGDKACRFCIYRSHCDRGQVAADLADFDMDDPDGPSDSLDLSFDFENIAEIDY